In Aliivibrio wodanis, a genomic segment contains:
- a CDS encoding putative peptidyl-tRNA hydrolase — MLTISNQVELADWEIELTAIRAQGAGGQNVNKVSSAIHLRFDITRSTLPAFYKERLLKMKDSRITKEGVIVIKAQQFRTQEKNRENALERLKELIQSAAETQKARRETKPTRNSQRKRVDNKTQRGQTKSMRRKVDY; from the coding sequence ATGTTAACCATTTCAAACCAAGTTGAGTTGGCCGATTGGGAAATAGAGCTGACTGCGATTCGGGCACAAGGTGCGGGTGGACAGAATGTGAATAAGGTCTCAAGTGCCATTCACTTACGCTTTGATATTACACGATCGACGTTACCTGCCTTCTATAAAGAGCGTCTATTAAAAATGAAAGATAGTCGTATCACAAAAGAAGGGGTTATTGTTATCAAGGCACAGCAATTTCGAACTCAAGAAAAAAATCGTGAGAATGCGCTTGAACGCTTAAAAGAATTAATTCAATCGGCAGCAGAGACTCAAAAAGCACGTCGAGAGACGAAACCAACACGCAACTCTCAACGCAAACGCGTCGATAATAAAACACAACGCGGCCAAACTAAAAGTATGAGAAGAAAGGTAGATTACTAA
- the recQ gene encoding putative ATP-dependent DNA helicase, whose protein sequence is MTYQQTLKEVFGFDSLRGGQQQVIEKVLDGHSSAAIFPTGSGKSLCYQLPALLLPNLTLVISPLLALMKDQISFLKSRGIAAASIDSTQTREETQAILQGVRSGEIKILMISVERLKNERFRQFIAQINISLLVVDEAHCISEWGHNFRPDYLKLPQDREALNIPHVLLLTATATPAVIEDMSKKFKIEKDDIVITGFYRPNLDISIIPVEEEQKRSALFATLKQKPEQPSIIYVTLQQTAENVAQWLQGNGIQAKAYHAGLKHDIRESIQNQFMNGEINCIVATIAFGMGVDKSDIRQVIHFDLPKSIENYSQEIGRAGRDGAPSFCTVLANTSGLNVLENFIYGDTPDREAIQYVLDDIYKSSDTWETQLLRLSKESNVRQLPLKTLFVYLELKKIIQAKYSYYADYRFKTLIPINDIIGKFQTERQQFVSTIFQCSPKAKTWHTVDFDALWIGYRGERKRVVSALDYFHEQGWIELESKQVTEVYQVINKVESTHVLSQELHLLFKNKEQNEINRIHSMLDFFGTTTCLSYELARYFADFNAPEKCDHCSACRSEAAVLPRNNTHFITDDEQVKLWCQELQNNSKEPLANAVFARFLCGIPTPLTTKIKANKMQGFAKFESQPYFEVLELIGKLNG, encoded by the coding sequence ATGACATATCAGCAGACATTAAAAGAGGTATTTGGCTTTGATTCTCTTAGAGGTGGCCAACAACAAGTTATCGAGAAAGTGCTTGATGGTCACTCGTCTGCTGCCATCTTTCCAACCGGTTCTGGAAAGTCTTTATGCTATCAATTACCAGCACTTTTATTACCAAACCTTACTTTGGTTATCTCTCCTTTACTTGCTTTGATGAAAGATCAGATTTCATTTTTAAAAAGCAGAGGCATTGCCGCCGCATCAATTGACTCGACTCAAACCCGTGAAGAGACCCAAGCCATCTTACAAGGCGTTAGAAGCGGGGAAATTAAGATTTTAATGATCTCTGTTGAACGTTTGAAGAATGAACGTTTTCGACAATTCATCGCTCAAATTAATATCTCTCTATTAGTGGTGGATGAAGCACACTGTATCTCTGAATGGGGTCATAACTTTAGACCCGATTATCTTAAGCTTCCTCAAGATAGAGAAGCATTAAACATTCCTCATGTTTTACTTTTGACAGCAACAGCAACCCCAGCCGTTATTGAAGACATGAGTAAAAAATTCAAAATCGAAAAAGACGATATTGTAATTACTGGCTTCTATCGCCCTAATTTGGATATTTCAATTATCCCTGTAGAAGAAGAACAAAAACGGTCAGCACTGTTTGCGACACTAAAACAAAAACCAGAACAACCAAGTATTATTTATGTCACCTTGCAACAAACAGCTGAAAATGTGGCTCAATGGCTACAAGGTAATGGTATCCAAGCAAAAGCCTATCATGCCGGATTAAAACACGACATCAGAGAATCTATCCAAAATCAATTCATGAATGGTGAAATTAATTGTATTGTTGCCACCATTGCATTTGGTATGGGAGTCGATAAATCAGATATTCGTCAGGTGATCCATTTTGATTTACCTAAATCTATTGAAAACTACTCTCAAGAAATAGGCCGAGCTGGCCGCGATGGTGCTCCTTCATTTTGTACTGTCCTTGCTAATACATCAGGGCTTAATGTCTTAGAAAACTTTATTTATGGTGATACACCTGATAGAGAAGCGATTCAATATGTACTGGATGACATTTACAAATCTTCAGATACATGGGAAACCCAATTATTACGCTTATCTAAAGAGAGTAATGTCCGTCAATTGCCACTAAAAACCTTATTCGTCTATTTAGAACTCAAAAAGATCATTCAAGCTAAATACAGCTATTACGCAGATTATCGCTTCAAAACCTTAATTCCAATCAATGATATTATTGGGAAATTCCAAACAGAACGTCAACAGTTTGTCTCAACAATTTTTCAATGCTCTCCAAAAGCAAAAACCTGGCACACGGTTGATTTCGATGCGTTGTGGATAGGCTATCGTGGTGAACGTAAACGCGTCGTTTCAGCATTAGATTATTTTCATGAACAGGGTTGGATCGAGCTTGAAAGTAAACAAGTTACTGAAGTTTATCAAGTTATTAATAAAGTGGAAAGTACACATGTGTTATCTCAAGAGTTGCACTTATTATTTAAAAATAAAGAACAGAATGAAATAAACCGAATTCATTCTATGCTTGATTTTTTTGGAACAACTACCTGTTTAAGCTATGAATTAGCTCGTTATTTTGCAGATTTTAATGCTCCTGAAAAGTGTGACCACTGCTCTGCATGTCGTTCAGAAGCCGCTGTATTACCAAGAAATAATACTCATTTTATTACTGATGACGAGCAAGTGAAACTCTGGTGTCAAGAGTTACAAAACAACAGTAAAGAACCATTAGCTAATGCCGTTTTTGCTCGTTTTTTATGTGGTATTCCAACACCATTAACCACAAAAATTAAAGCAAATAAGATGCAAGGCTTCGCTAAATTTGAATCTCAGCCTTATTTTGAGGTATTAGAATTAATAGGGAAGCTCAATGGCTAA
- a CDS encoding inner membrane transport protein — translation MENKKQSIPYIWLAGLSMLGFLATDMYLPAFDIIRGDLATTESMIGLTLSIFLLGMAIGQLFYGRLTQSLGTKKSLIIGLSIFAISSLVASFSTSVEMLLVARFFQALGACSANVIWQAMVIQRYDAKTSQRIFATIMPLVALSPALAPLLGAAIEKFYGWSMIFVTLTIIGVGLAVRTVADKEPKQEKATSGKTITFRDVIKSKKFTGNMLIYAASSAIFFAWLTGSPFVMTQMGYSGADIGLSYVPQTIAFIVGGYGCRWALERFDGQQVLPWLLKLSTASVVTVFLVSWRMDVSSIIPMLIPFCFLAAANGAIYPIVVNNALIDFKEGSAVASGLLNFLQMLFCVAASAMVSSISYLGGISMGGIMLLQLVFLFIGAVMVFKAHQEEKMVLAEQA, via the coding sequence ATGGAAAATAAAAAACAATCTATTCCATATATTTGGTTAGCTGGCTTAAGTATGCTGGGCTTTTTAGCAACTGATATGTATTTACCTGCTTTTGATATCATTCGTGGTGATCTAGCAACAACAGAAAGTATGATTGGTTTAACCCTAAGTATCTTCTTGTTAGGTATGGCTATTGGTCAACTTTTTTATGGGCGTTTAACTCAAAGTTTAGGTACAAAAAAGTCATTAATTATCGGTTTAAGTATCTTTGCAATCAGTAGTTTAGTTGCCTCATTTTCGACCAGTGTAGAAATGTTACTTGTTGCTCGTTTCTTTCAGGCATTAGGTGCATGTAGTGCCAATGTAATTTGGCAAGCAATGGTTATTCAGCGTTATGATGCAAAAACATCACAACGTATTTTTGCAACTATTATGCCTTTGGTTGCTTTATCTCCTGCATTAGCCCCTTTATTAGGAGCCGCGATTGAAAAGTTCTACGGTTGGTCAATGATCTTCGTAACATTAACGATTATTGGTGTTGGCTTAGCAGTAAGAACTGTTGCAGATAAAGAACCAAAACAAGAGAAAGCAACATCAGGAAAAACCATTACTTTTCGTGATGTTATCAAGTCAAAAAAATTCACAGGAAATATGCTCATCTATGCAGCAAGCTCTGCGATCTTTTTTGCTTGGTTAACTGGTTCTCCGTTTGTTATGACTCAAATGGGTTATTCAGGCGCTGATATCGGATTAAGCTATGTACCACAAACAATCGCATTTATTGTAGGTGGTTATGGTTGTCGCTGGGCCTTAGAACGTTTTGATGGACAGCAAGTACTACCTTGGTTATTAAAACTTTCTACAGCGAGTGTAGTAACGGTATTTTTAGTGTCATGGAGAATGGATGTTTCATCAATCATTCCGATGTTAATCCCATTTTGTTTCTTAGCTGCGGCAAATGGTGCTATTTATCCAATCGTTGTTAATAATGCTTTAATAGATTTTAAAGAAGGAAGTGCAGTTGCTTCTGGATTACTTAATTTCTTACAAATGCTGTTTTGTGTTGCAGCAAGTGCAATGGTATCAAGTATTAGTTATTTAGGTGGCATCTCAATGGGTGGTATTATGTTATTACAGTTAGTTTTCTTGTTCATTGGTGCTGTTATGGTATTTAAAGCACATCAAGAAGAGAAAATGGTTTTAGCTGAACAAGCATAA
- a CDS encoding HTH-type transcriptional regulator, LysR-family — MFSYNELIAIESVARLGSFSHAADELHKVPSAISYTIKSVEERLNVTLFTRLHRKVELTAAGSYFVEQTRKLLKEMEDIRFNTQRVANGWQQSVSVALDNVVRENGVNQLVRDFYATFPDIELQLTMEVFNGVWDALMTGRADIGIGATATIPIGGDFSYRPMGELAWEFVVGLNHPLAMYDGEIPHHELIKYPVICLEDTSQILPKRSTWQLDNQRRLIVPNWHSAEQCFIDGLGVGVMPSHRAKRLLATEQVISKKIENHIEASPCCLAWNNKNQSVAIQWLLDYLGDTEKLNSEWLKET, encoded by the coding sequence ATGTTTTCTTATAATGAACTAATTGCTATAGAATCAGTGGCTAGACTAGGCAGCTTTAGCCATGCAGCAGATGAGTTACATAAAGTTCCAAGTGCTATTAGCTATACAATTAAATCCGTTGAAGAACGATTAAACGTCACATTGTTTACTCGTTTACATCGTAAAGTAGAACTGACTGCTGCTGGGAGTTATTTCGTAGAACAAACCAGAAAGTTGCTCAAAGAGATGGAAGATATTCGCTTTAATACTCAAAGGGTTGCAAATGGGTGGCAACAAAGTGTTTCAGTCGCACTAGATAACGTAGTCCGCGAAAATGGGGTCAACCAACTCGTTCGTGACTTTTATGCGACCTTTCCTGATATTGAACTTCAATTAACTATGGAAGTCTTTAATGGTGTTTGGGATGCCTTGATGACGGGCCGTGCTGATATTGGTATTGGTGCCACAGCAACGATACCTATCGGTGGCGACTTTTCTTATCGTCCAATGGGAGAACTAGCTTGGGAATTTGTTGTAGGCCTAAATCACCCATTGGCAATGTATGATGGTGAGATCCCTCATCATGAGCTAATTAAATATCCTGTAATCTGTTTAGAAGATACTTCTCAGATCTTACCAAAAAGATCCACTTGGCAATTAGATAATCAACGTCGTTTGATCGTTCCTAATTGGCATAGTGCAGAGCAATGTTTTATTGATGGATTAGGCGTAGGAGTTATGCCAAGCCATAGAGCTAAAAGGCTACTAGCTACAGAACAAGTAATCAGTAAAAAAATTGAAAATCATATTGAAGCAAGTCCATGCTGCCTAGCTTGGAATAATAAAAATCAATCGGTTGCAATCCAATGGTTACTTGATTATTTAGGAGATACAGAGAAACTAAATTCAGAGTGGCTCAAAGAAACATAA
- the pdxH gene encoding pyridoxamine 5'-phosphate oxidase has translation MELEDIRRDYSLGGLRRADLPQEPVDLFELWLKQAVEAKLTDPTAMTVATVDENGQPFQRIVLLKHFEQSGFVFYTNLASRKAQQLEHHSKISLHFPWHPLERQVHITGTAEKLSALENMKYFSSRPKESQIAAWASKQSSRLTARAALEVKYLELKQKFAQGEIPIPKFWGGFRVKIDSIEFWQGGDHRLHDRFLYSKDQDKWMIDRLAP, from the coding sequence ATGGAATTAGAAGATATTCGTCGAGATTATAGCCTTGGGGGCTTGCGTAGAGCAGATTTACCACAAGAACCTGTTGATTTATTTGAGCTATGGCTTAAACAAGCGGTAGAAGCAAAACTGACAGATCCAACAGCCATGACAGTGGCAACAGTTGATGAGAACGGTCAACCTTTCCAGCGTATTGTACTGTTAAAACATTTTGAACAATCTGGATTTGTGTTTTATACCAATTTAGCTTCTCGAAAGGCACAGCAGTTAGAGCATCATAGTAAGATCTCTCTTCATTTCCCCTGGCACCCTTTAGAGCGTCAAGTTCATATAACAGGAACTGCTGAAAAACTAAGTGCACTTGAAAATATGAAATACTTCAGTTCAAGGCCTAAAGAAAGTCAAATTGCAGCATGGGCAAGTAAACAAAGTAGTCGATTAACAGCTCGTGCCGCACTTGAAGTAAAATACTTAGAGCTTAAGCAAAAATTTGCACAAGGTGAAATCCCAATACCAAAATTCTGGGGCGGTTTTAGAGTTAAAATTGATTCAATTGAGTTTTGGCAAGGAGGGGATCATCGACTTCATGATCGATTTCTCTATAGTAAAGATCAAGACAAATGGATGATCGACCGTTTAGCGCCATGA